In a single window of the Arthrobacter sp. StoSoilA2 genome:
- a CDS encoding TIM barrel protein — MTYTVNCSILLTELPLLERPAAAKAAGFDAVEFWWPFETSVPSDAQVTEFETAIKDAGVQLTGLNFNAGNMPGGDRGLVSWPARSTEFQDNIDVVAGIGERLGCKAFNALYGNRIDGESAEKQDAIGAENLATAAAGVARIGGTVLLEPVSGAPKYPLLTAEDALKVIARVKAESGAQNVKLLADFYHLAVNGDDVESVIENHAKDFGHIQIADNPGRGAPGTGTLPLGEWIARSRELGYGGYIGLEYKEPQETAFSWAIRQRANAN, encoded by the coding sequence ATGACGTACACAGTGAACTGCTCCATCCTCCTGACGGAGCTGCCCTTGCTCGAGCGCCCCGCCGCCGCGAAGGCAGCCGGTTTTGACGCCGTCGAGTTCTGGTGGCCCTTCGAGACCTCCGTCCCCAGCGACGCACAAGTAACCGAGTTTGAAACTGCCATCAAGGACGCCGGCGTTCAGCTCACGGGCCTGAACTTCAACGCTGGCAACATGCCCGGCGGCGACCGCGGCCTGGTTTCCTGGCCCGCACGCTCCACCGAGTTCCAGGACAACATCGACGTTGTCGCGGGCATCGGCGAGCGCCTCGGCTGCAAGGCCTTCAACGCCCTCTACGGCAACCGCATCGACGGCGAATCGGCTGAGAAACAGGACGCCATTGGTGCCGAGAACCTCGCAACCGCAGCGGCCGGCGTCGCACGTATTGGCGGAACCGTCCTCCTCGAACCGGTGAGCGGCGCACCCAAGTACCCGCTCCTCACCGCCGAAGACGCACTCAAGGTCATCGCCCGCGTCAAGGCAGAATCCGGGGCACAGAACGTCAAGCTCCTCGCCGACTTCTACCATCTGGCAGTCAACGGGGACGACGTCGAATCTGTCATCGAGAACCACGCCAAGGACTTCGGCCACATCCAGATCGCCGACAACCCCGGCCGCGGCGCCCCCGGCACCGGCACACTCCCCCTCGGTGAATGGATCGCCCGCAGCCGCGAACTCGGCTACGGCGGCTACATCGGCCTCGAGTACAAGGAACCGCAGGAAACGGCCTTCAGCTGGGCCATCCGCCAGCGCGCCAACGCCAACTAA
- a CDS encoding 2-hydroxy-3-oxopropionate reductase yields the protein MSNVAVIGLGIMGLPMAINLVKAGHTVTGFNRSQDKIDKLVSEGGQGATSIADAVKDADVVITMVPDSPDVEGVVSGKDGVFANAKKGTLWIDASSIRPDFAKRLSEDAVAAGIRPLDAPVSGGEQGAIDAVLSIMVGGEAADFEAAQDVLNAVGKTIVHVGPSGSGQTVKAANQLIVAVNIQVLGEAIAFLEAYGVDTDAALKVLGGGLAGSKVLDQKGQKMLDRNFDPGFRLALHHKDLGIVTSAAREANVAVPLGAVVAQLVAATVNQGDGGLDHSGLFKQVLQLSGRK from the coding sequence ATGAGCAACGTTGCAGTCATCGGCCTCGGAATCATGGGCCTCCCCATGGCCATCAACCTCGTCAAGGCCGGCCACACGGTCACCGGTTTCAACCGCAGCCAGGACAAGATCGACAAGCTCGTCTCCGAAGGCGGCCAGGGTGCCACCAGCATCGCGGACGCAGTCAAGGACGCCGACGTCGTCATCACCATGGTCCCGGACTCCCCCGATGTAGAGGGCGTAGTCAGCGGCAAGGACGGCGTCTTCGCCAACGCGAAGAAGGGCACCCTCTGGATCGATGCTTCCAGCATCCGCCCGGACTTTGCCAAGCGCCTCTCCGAAGATGCAGTAGCAGCAGGCATCCGTCCCCTCGACGCCCCGGTATCCGGTGGCGAGCAGGGCGCTATCGACGCCGTTCTGTCCATCATGGTCGGCGGCGAAGCTGCAGACTTCGAGGCAGCACAGGATGTCCTCAACGCAGTGGGCAAGACCATCGTCCACGTCGGCCCGTCCGGCTCCGGCCAGACCGTCAAGGCAGCAAACCAGCTGATCGTGGCCGTCAACATCCAGGTCCTCGGCGAGGCCATCGCCTTCCTCGAGGCTTACGGCGTAGACACCGACGCAGCACTGAAGGTCCTCGGCGGCGGCTTGGCCGGCTCCAAGGTCCTGGACCAGAAGGGTCAGAAGATGCTCGACCGCAACTTCGACCCCGGCTTCCGCCTGGCCCTCCACCACAAGGACCTCGGCATCGTCACCTCCGCAGCCCGCGAAGCCAACGTCGCTGTCCCGCTCGGCGCAGTAGTCGCCCAGCTCGTCGCCGCAACCGTCAACCAGGGCGACGGCGGCCTCGACCACTCGGGCCTCTTCAA